One region of Aminobacterium colombiense DSM 12261 genomic DNA includes:
- the fusA gene encoding elongation factor G — MKKIRNIGIAAHIDAGKTTTTERILFYTGRNYKMGETHEGSATMDWMEQERERGITISSAATTCIWRDCFVNIIDTPGHVDFTVEVERSMRVLDGAVAVFCAVGGVEPQSETVWRQADKYHVPRIAFVNKMDRVGADFYQVVNGIRTRLGARSVPLQLPIGSEDRFSGIVDLIQMKAVFFQDDLGTAPVVGEIPGELMADVKKARDLLIENLADFDESVMESYLEGQDVPEETLRRAIRENTIQQRIVPVLCGSAFKNKGIQLLLDAVVDYLPSPLDLPPIIGVDPKTEETVERHSDMNEPLTALGFKIMVDPFVGRLVYTRIYSGKLVKGSTVYNPVTNTRERVGRILRMHANKREELDEAGAGMIVALPGLKATRTGDTLCDESHPVVLESLQFPDPVISLAVEPATKNDKIKLTKGLVALAEEDPTFKVRTDEETAQTIISGMGELHLEIIVDRLKREFGVDVKVGRPQVSYRETIRKSSRAEGRFVRQSGGRGQYGHVVFEMAPLEDGKGFAFEDKIVGGVVPKEYIAAVQKGLDEAVNNGILGGFPVIGVKVALVDGSYHEVDSSEMAFKIAASMGFKEAMKKADPVLMEPIMSVEVVTPEDYVGDVIGDISSRRGRIEGMETKTNTRVIRSFVPLSEMFGYATDLRSKTSGRATYSMQFDHYEQVPAEIAEKILKS; from the coding sequence ATGAAAAAGATAAGAAATATAGGTATTGCCGCCCATATAGATGCAGGCAAGACCACGACCACTGAGCGTATCCTGTTCTACACTGGACGTAACTACAAGATGGGCGAGACTCATGAGGGTTCTGCCACAATGGACTGGATGGAGCAGGAGCGTGAACGGGGGATAACTATTTCCTCCGCTGCTACTACGTGTATATGGCGTGATTGTTTTGTCAACATCATTGATACGCCCGGCCACGTGGACTTTACTGTCGAAGTTGAGCGCTCCATGCGTGTCCTCGATGGTGCAGTAGCTGTTTTTTGCGCCGTGGGGGGAGTGGAACCCCAGTCTGAAACAGTGTGGCGACAAGCCGATAAGTACCATGTCCCACGTATCGCCTTTGTTAATAAAATGGATCGTGTTGGCGCTGATTTTTATCAGGTTGTTAATGGGATTCGAACACGTCTTGGTGCCAGATCTGTACCTCTTCAGTTGCCTATCGGATCTGAAGATAGATTTTCAGGGATTGTTGATCTTATTCAGATGAAGGCAGTTTTCTTTCAAGACGATTTGGGGACAGCTCCCGTTGTTGGTGAAATACCTGGTGAGCTTATGGCTGATGTAAAGAAAGCTCGCGATCTGTTGATTGAGAACTTGGCTGATTTTGACGAATCCGTCATGGAAAGTTATCTCGAAGGGCAGGATGTGCCGGAAGAAACTCTTCGCAGGGCTATTCGTGAAAATACGATTCAGCAGCGCATAGTTCCCGTGTTATGTGGCAGTGCCTTTAAGAATAAGGGTATCCAGTTGCTGCTTGACGCTGTTGTCGATTATTTACCGAGCCCCTTGGATCTTCCCCCCATTATAGGTGTGGATCCAAAGACCGAAGAAACAGTGGAGCGTCATAGCGATATGAACGAACCCTTGACCGCTTTGGGATTCAAGATCATGGTCGATCCTTTTGTAGGACGTCTTGTTTATACGAGGATCTACTCTGGGAAGCTCGTTAAGGGATCTACAGTTTATAATCCAGTGACGAATACGCGAGAGCGGGTTGGTCGAATTCTTCGCATGCATGCTAACAAGAGAGAGGAACTTGATGAGGCAGGAGCTGGTATGATCGTAGCGTTACCAGGGTTGAAAGCTACGAGAACAGGGGACACATTATGTGATGAGTCCCATCCTGTTGTTCTCGAGTCATTGCAATTTCCTGACCCTGTTATTTCTCTTGCTGTAGAGCCTGCAACGAAGAATGACAAAATAAAGCTGACAAAGGGTCTTGTGGCCTTAGCTGAAGAGGATCCAACCTTTAAGGTAAGAACTGATGAAGAAACAGCCCAAACCATCATCTCTGGTATGGGTGAACTTCATTTAGAGATTATAGTTGACCGCCTTAAGAGAGAGTTTGGCGTTGATGTAAAAGTAGGACGTCCTCAGGTGTCTTATCGTGAGACTATCCGTAAATCGTCAAGAGCTGAGGGTCGTTTTGTCAGACAGTCAGGCGGACGTGGCCAGTATGGACACGTTGTTTTTGAAATGGCGCCCCTTGAAGATGGGAAAGGGTTTGCTTTTGAAGATAAAATTGTTGGCGGAGTGGTACCTAAAGAGTATATTGCAGCAGTTCAAAAAGGACTTGATGAAGCTGTCAACAATGGTATACTTGGCGGGTTCCCGGTGATAGGAGTAAAGGTTGCCCTTGTGGACGGCAGCTATCATGAAGTTGATAGCTCGGAAATGGCCTTTAAAATAGCTGCTTCTATGGGATTTAAAGAAGCAATGAAAAAGGCGGATCCTGTTCTTATGGAACCTATTATGTCTGTGGAGGTCGTAACGCCCGAAGACTACGTAGGCGATGTTATAGGGGATATTTCCTCTCGTCGTGGGCGGATCGAAGGTATGGAAACGAAAACTAATACTCGGGTCATACGTTCCTTTGTTCCTCTTTCAGAAATGTTTGGTTACGCTACAGATTTGAGGAGTAAGACATCAGGGCGTGCAACCTACTCAATGCAATTCGATCATTACGAACAGGTTCCGGCAGAAATAGCAGAAAAGATATTAAAGAGTTAA
- the rpsC gene encoding 30S ribosomal protein S3, translating into MGQKVHPVGYRLGVVTEWESKWYANGKDYAKKLHEDLKLRKWIMDRWAHAGISRVDIERVGNVIRFSIWTSRPGVVIGRGGSEIQVVKDELQKQTGSKIMINVQEIKNPDLVAQLVSESVSSALERRVSFRRAMKQAIFRAMKAGAKGIKVQCAGRLGGAEIARTEWYNEGQLPLSTIRADIDYGFYEAKTMYGIIGVKVWIFRDKENERPAQPRPSRKRG; encoded by the coding sequence GTGGGACAGAAAGTTCACCCAGTAGGTTATAGATTAGGTGTAGTAACAGAGTGGGAATCCAAGTGGTATGCCAATGGCAAGGATTATGCCAAGAAACTTCATGAGGATCTCAAGCTTAGAAAATGGATCATGGATAGATGGGCTCATGCCGGTATATCCAGGGTTGACATTGAGCGCGTTGGTAATGTTATTCGCTTTTCAATTTGGACCTCCCGGCCTGGTGTAGTAATCGGTCGAGGCGGATCTGAGATACAGGTAGTAAAAGACGAGCTTCAGAAGCAGACCGGATCGAAGATAATGATAAATGTTCAGGAAATAAAGAATCCTGACTTGGTGGCTCAGCTTGTTTCAGAGAGCGTTAGCTCGGCGCTGGAGCGTAGAGTCAGCTTTAGAAGGGCAATGAAGCAGGCCATTTTCCGTGCCATGAAAGCTGGGGCAAAAGGTATTAAGGTTCAGTGTGCTGGTCGGCTTGGCGGTGCGGAGATTGCTCGGACAGAATGGTACAACGAAGGGCAGCTTCCCCTTTCCACCATTCGAGCTGATATTGATTATGGTTTCTATGAAGCCAAGACCATGTACGGCATAATTGGTGTGAAGGTCTGGATTTTCAGAGACAAAGAAAATGAAAGACCTGCGCAGCCAAGACCATCCAGGAAGAGGGGGTAA
- a CDS encoding RNA methyltransferase substrate-binding domain-containing protein, with translation MPLNELASPLRVVGEREVRRALRAKRLKKLFVARDGELERIKDVMSEAEKQGISVEWADDKVRLGRACAISRSALVAGITDATSFSEGVSSK, from the coding sequence ATGCCTTTAAATGAGCTAGCCTCTCCGTTGCGTGTTGTTGGAGAAAGGGAGGTTCGGAGGGCTCTCCGAGCGAAGCGGTTGAAAAAATTGTTTGTAGCACGGGATGGGGAACTTGAAAGAATAAAAGATGTGATGTCAGAAGCTGAAAAACAGGGTATTTCTGTTGAATGGGCAGACGACAAGGTCAGATTAGGACGAGCCTGTGCTATTAGTAGAAGCGCTTTAGTTGCTGGAATTACTGATGCCACATCCTTTTCGGAGGGTGTCAGTAGTAAATAA
- the rplB gene encoding 50S ribosomal protein L2 — translation MSIKEFKPYTPGRRAMSSQSFDEVTKSEPERALTTALKKAGGRNNLGRITMRHRGGGMKRLYRIIDFKRDKIGVPGKVAAIEYDPNRSARIALIHYLDGEKRYILAPADLSVGDMVVAGPESDIKPGNALKLKDMPVGTVVHNIELEPGCGGKAVRSAGTSAQLMAKEGKYAYIRMPSGELRLVLNECMATVGQVGNVEHENISLGKAGKTRLLGRRPKVRGVVMNPVDHPLGGGEGRSKSHKHPVSPWGTLAKGYRTRKNKPSDRLIVRRRYAK, via the coding sequence ATGTCTATAAAAGAGTTCAAACCCTATACGCCAGGCCGCCGCGCCATGTCAAGCCAATCTTTTGATGAAGTTACAAAAAGCGAGCCTGAGCGCGCCCTGACTACAGCATTAAAAAAAGCTGGCGGACGGAACAACCTCGGTCGTATAACCATGCGCCATCGTGGCGGTGGAATGAAGCGACTCTATCGAATTATCGACTTCAAGCGCGACAAGATTGGAGTTCCGGGAAAAGTTGCGGCCATTGAATATGACCCTAACCGCTCTGCCCGTATTGCGCTTATTCACTATTTAGATGGTGAGAAACGCTATATACTGGCGCCTGCTGACCTTAGTGTTGGAGATATGGTTGTCGCAGGGCCAGAGTCTGACATTAAACCAGGCAACGCATTGAAACTTAAAGATATGCCGGTTGGTACAGTTGTTCATAATATTGAGCTAGAGCCAGGTTGCGGTGGAAAGGCCGTACGATCTGCCGGAACTTCAGCGCAGCTTATGGCGAAAGAGGGCAAGTATGCCTATATTAGAATGCCGAGCGGAGAACTTCGTCTTGTGTTGAATGAATGTATGGCAACAGTAGGACAGGTTGGCAATGTGGAACATGAGAATATCTCTCTCGGTAAAGCGGGCAAAACTCGCCTGTTAGGCAGAAGGCCTAAAGTTCGCGGTGTAGTTATGAACCCAGTTGATCACCCCCTCGGCGGTGGAGAAGGACGGAGTAAATCTCACAAGCATCCTGTTTCTCCGTGGGGAACACTGGCAAAAGGTTATCGTACCCGGAAGAACAAGCCTTCTGATAGGCTCATTGTTCGCCGCCGGTATGCGAAGTAG
- the tuf gene encoding elongation factor Tu: MAKEKFERAKPHLNVGTIGHIDHGKTTLTAAITKCLSTKGWSNFEAYDMIDKAPEERERGITINISHVEYQTENRHYAHIDCPGHADYIKNMITGAAQMDGAILVVSAADGPMPQTREHVLLARQVNVPAVVVFMNKTDQVDDDELLDLVEMEIRELLSKYDFPGDDVPIIRGSALKVLEEGTGEENDPVSKCIWELMAACDSYIPAPQRETDKPFLMPIEDVFTITGRGTVVTGRVERGMIKSGEEVEIVGMKADTTKTVATSLEMFRKILDEAIAGDNVGILLRGIDKEDVERGQVLAKPGSITPHTKFKAEVYVLKKEEGGRHTPFFAGYKPQFYFRTTDVTGGIKLPEGVEMVMPGDNATFEVDLIVPIAMEAGLRFAVREGGHTVGAGVVTEILA, from the coding sequence ATGGCAAAAGAGAAATTTGAAAGAGCGAAGCCCCATCTTAACGTGGGCACCATAGGACACATTGACCACGGTAAGACGACACTTACAGCAGCGATCACGAAGTGTTTGTCGACGAAGGGTTGGTCGAATTTTGAGGCGTACGACATGATCGACAAGGCGCCAGAAGAGCGTGAGAGAGGCATTACGATCAACATTTCTCACGTAGAGTATCAGACAGAGAACCGTCACTATGCCCATATAGACTGCCCAGGTCACGCAGACTACATTAAGAACATGATTACAGGTGCCGCGCAGATGGACGGGGCTATTCTTGTTGTATCCGCGGCAGACGGTCCCATGCCCCAGACCCGCGAGCACGTTCTTTTGGCCCGGCAGGTCAACGTGCCGGCCGTAGTCGTTTTTATGAACAAGACAGACCAGGTAGACGATGATGAGCTTCTTGATCTTGTAGAGATGGAGATCCGCGAGCTTCTGAGCAAATACGATTTCCCCGGAGACGATGTCCCCATCATTCGCGGTTCAGCTTTGAAGGTATTGGAAGAGGGAACAGGAGAAGAGAACGACCCTGTGAGCAAATGCATCTGGGAGCTCATGGCCGCCTGTGACAGCTATATTCCAGCGCCTCAGCGGGAAACAGACAAGCCTTTCCTTATGCCTATCGAAGACGTGTTCACCATCACAGGCCGTGGCACAGTTGTAACGGGGCGAGTAGAGCGGGGCATGATCAAGTCAGGAGAAGAAGTGGAGATCGTGGGCATGAAGGCGGATACGACCAAGACAGTGGCCACATCCCTTGAGATGTTCAGGAAGATTCTTGACGAAGCCATTGCCGGCGACAACGTGGGCATTCTTCTTCGCGGCATAGACAAAGAGGATGTAGAGCGCGGCCAGGTATTGGCTAAGCCGGGTTCCATAACGCCTCACACGAAGTTCAAGGCAGAGGTATACGTACTGAAGAAAGAGGAAGGCGGCCGACACACCCCGTTCTTTGCGGGCTACAAGCCTCAGTTCTACTTCCGTACCACAGACGTAACAGGAGGCATCAAGCTTCCGGAAGGTGTAGAAATGGTTATGCCGGGAGACAACGCGACCTTTGAGGTTGACCTTATTGTACCTATCGCCATGGAAGCGGGACTTCGTTTCGCAGTCCGTGAAGGTGGTCACACAGTGGGTGCTGGCGTTGTCACCGAGATTCTTGCATAA
- the rplP gene encoding 50S ribosomal protein L16, protein MLMPKRVKYRKPFRRPLRGMAKGGATVAFGDYGLQAQDCAWITARQIEATRVAISRKMKKGGKIWIRIFPDHPFTKKPLETRMGKGKGTPEFWVAPVKRGRILFEVAGVSREVVEEAFRTASHKLPVKVKIVAREGLGGE, encoded by the coding sequence ATGCTTATGCCAAAACGAGTTAAATACCGGAAACCCTTTCGAAGACCTCTTCGTGGAATGGCCAAGGGCGGGGCAACTGTAGCCTTTGGAGACTATGGACTTCAGGCACAGGATTGCGCTTGGATCACAGCTCGCCAGATAGAGGCTACTCGAGTTGCAATTTCGAGAAAGATGAAAAAAGGTGGAAAAATCTGGATTCGCATTTTTCCAGATCATCCTTTTACCAAAAAACCTCTTGAAACCCGTATGGGTAAAGGAAAGGGAACTCCTGAGTTCTGGGTAGCCCCTGTCAAACGCGGGCGGATTCTCTTTGAAGTGGCGGGGGTGTCGCGGGAAGTCGTGGAAGAAGCATTCAGAACGGCATCTCATAAGCTCCCTGTCAAAGTCAAAATTGTTGCCCGCGAAGGTCTGGGTGGTGAATAG
- the rplC gene encoding 50S ribosomal protein L3, protein MSIGILGRKLGMTQIYNEAGQAVPVTVIQAGPCPVVSLKTPEKNGYSAVQLGFGEIKPHKLTKPVKGQFDKASVEPQRYLREFRLDNVKGYEVGQAITVSLFEEGEKINVVGMSKGKGFAGVMKRFNFGGTFATHGVSKTHRHGGSSGASSYPGKIFKGKAMPGRMGGERVTVKNLTVVAVDTDNNLLLVKGAVPGAKNDIVTVFKQD, encoded by the coding sequence ATGAGCATTGGAATACTGGGGCGTAAATTAGGGATGACTCAGATATATAACGAGGCTGGACAAGCTGTGCCTGTAACTGTTATACAAGCGGGTCCTTGCCCTGTGGTCTCTCTGAAGACTCCCGAAAAGAATGGCTATTCGGCCGTACAGCTTGGTTTCGGCGAAATAAAGCCCCACAAGCTCACGAAGCCCGTAAAAGGGCAATTTGACAAGGCCAGCGTAGAGCCTCAGCGTTACTTAAGGGAATTTCGCTTAGACAACGTGAAGGGCTATGAAGTAGGCCAGGCTATCACTGTTTCTCTTTTTGAGGAAGGCGAGAAAATCAATGTGGTAGGTATGAGTAAGGGGAAGGGTTTTGCCGGTGTTATGAAACGGTTTAACTTTGGTGGTACTTTTGCGACCCATGGAGTTTCTAAGACTCACCGTCACGGTGGTTCGAGTGGAGCCAGCAGCTATCCCGGAAAGATTTTTAAAGGGAAAGCTATGCCTGGCAGGATGGGCGGCGAGCGTGTCACTGTTAAGAACCTTACTGTAGTGGCAGTCGATACGGATAACAATCTCCTGCTTGTAAAAGGGGCCGTTCCCGGTGCTAAAAATGACATCGTTACGGTCTTTAAGCAGGATTAG
- the rpmC gene encoding 50S ribosomal protein L29: MDAKSLRDLTLEELQEKHRQYKEELFNLRFQNAIGQLQNTSRILAVKKTIARVLTVVREKQQAESAAGRR; this comes from the coding sequence ATGGATGCGAAGAGTTTGCGAGATTTAACCCTAGAAGAGCTTCAAGAGAAACATCGTCAGTACAAAGAAGAGCTATTCAATCTTCGTTTTCAGAATGCAATAGGGCAGCTTCAGAATACTAGCCGGATTCTGGCTGTTAAGAAAACCATTGCTAGAGTACTGACGGTAGTGCGAGAGAAACAGCAGGCAGAAAGCGCTGCTGGAAGGAGGTAA
- the rplX gene encoding 50S ribosomal protein L24, with product MSKIRVKKGDFVKVISGKDKGKEGKVLRNIPKEGKVVVEGVNMVTRHVKPSQKNPQAGIVKQEAPLYAAKVMLVCPACGKATRVGRAYLESGQKVRVCKECGEIVDKV from the coding sequence ATGAGCAAGATAAGAGTGAAAAAAGGAGACTTTGTAAAAGTCATTTCCGGCAAAGACAAGGGAAAGGAAGGGAAGGTCCTTCGTAATATTCCTAAAGAAGGGAAAGTTGTTGTAGAAGGAGTTAATATGGTTACTCGCCATGTAAAACCTTCTCAAAAGAATCCCCAGGCTGGAATTGTGAAACAGGAAGCTCCTCTTTACGCCGCAAAGGTTATGCTTGTTTGCCCAGCCTGTGGAAAAGCTACGCGTGTTGGCCGTGCCTACTTGGAAAGCGGGCAGAAGGTAAGAGTTTGTAAAGAATGCGGCGAAATTGTGGATAAGGTATAA
- the rpsS gene encoding 30S ribosomal protein S19: MARSTKKGPYVDLKLLRRIEEMNVSGNKKVLKTWSRRSTIVPAMIGHTIAVHNGRIHVPIYVSENMVGHKLGEFAPTRKSARHAGQERSSRIR, encoded by the coding sequence ATGGCTCGTTCAACAAAGAAAGGGCCCTATGTTGACCTTAAACTTCTTCGCAGGATAGAGGAAATGAACGTTTCAGGGAATAAGAAGGTATTGAAAACTTGGTCTCGACGTTCAACGATCGTTCCGGCGATGATTGGTCACACTATAGCGGTACATAATGGTAGAATTCATGTTCCCATTTATGTAAGTGAGAACATGGTAGGACATAAGCTTGGAGAGTTTGCTCCCACTCGCAAGTCAGCGCGACATGCGGGTCAGGAACGCTCTTCGAGGATAAGGTAA
- the rplN gene encoding 50S ribosomal protein L14 — translation MIQLRTVLNVADNSGAKSLMCIQVLGGSGRRYGTIGDVIVASVKEAIPNSNIAKGSVVKAVIVRTKKELRRSDGSYVRFDDNAAVIIDNNGDPKGTRIFGPVGRELRAKKYMRILSLAPEVV, via the coding sequence ATGATTCAGCTTAGAACAGTTCTTAATGTAGCAGATAACTCTGGTGCGAAAAGCCTGATGTGTATTCAGGTTCTAGGCGGAAGCGGACGGCGCTATGGAACCATCGGAGACGTTATTGTTGCTTCCGTCAAAGAAGCTATCCCAAATAGCAATATCGCCAAGGGTTCTGTTGTGAAAGCTGTCATTGTCCGTACTAAGAAGGAGTTGCGCCGTTCTGACGGTTCTTATGTCCGTTTTGACGATAACGCAGCTGTAATAATTGACAACAATGGAGATCCTAAAGGGACGCGTATCTTTGGCCCTGTTGGAAGAGAGCTCCGAGCCAAGAAGTATATGAGAATACTGTCTCTGGCTCCTGAAGTTGTCTAA
- the rplD gene encoding 50S ribosomal protein L4: MPTVKLVSFQGEQVSDLQLSDSVFAAPIHVPAMHQVVVAQLANLRQGTHSCKGRGEVRGGGRKPWRQKHTGRARHGSTRSPIWVGGGVAHGPSPRDYSQKVNKKVRRLALRSALSLKVRDNLLTVVDHIDLDTPSTKEMLGFIDKMGVKKPLIVLHEPNDAVSKSVRNIPDARAINVGNINVYDLLNYQNLILTQEAVARIEEVYSI, translated from the coding sequence ATGCCTACCGTAAAGCTTGTTAGTTTTCAGGGTGAACAGGTAAGTGACCTCCAGCTTTCCGACTCTGTGTTTGCTGCGCCGATCCACGTACCGGCCATGCACCAGGTTGTTGTAGCTCAGCTGGCGAATCTTCGCCAGGGAACCCATAGCTGCAAAGGAAGAGGAGAGGTAAGAGGCGGTGGAAGAAAGCCTTGGCGCCAGAAACATACTGGTCGTGCTCGTCACGGCAGTACGAGATCACCGATCTGGGTTGGTGGAGGAGTAGCTCACGGGCCTAGCCCTCGAGACTATAGCCAGAAGGTTAATAAAAAGGTTCGCCGTCTTGCGTTGAGAAGTGCCCTGTCTCTTAAAGTCAGAGACAATCTTTTGACCGTGGTTGATCACATTGATCTTGATACTCCATCTACAAAAGAGATGCTTGGTTTTATCGACAAGATGGGTGTAAAGAAGCCATTGATCGTTCTTCACGAGCCTAATGACGCAGTTTCAAAGTCTGTGAGAAACATTCCAGACGCAAGGGCCATCAATGTGGGCAATATCAATGTATATGATCTTTTGAACTATCAGAACCTAATTTTGACGCAGGAAGCAGTAGCCCGGATCGAGGAGGTGTACTCCATATGA
- the rpsG gene encoding 30S ribosomal protein S7 — translation MPRKGHVKKRQGLPDSRFGSVAVSKFVSSLMKGGKRSVAENAFYQALEIAGERLNAEPFEVFQKAMENVKPLVEVRPRRVGGATYQVPVEVPAERAQVLAIRWIISYARSKKGMPIAERLARELADAYKGEGSSIKKREDTHKMAEANRAFAHYRW, via the coding sequence ATGCCGCGAAAGGGGCATGTTAAAAAGCGTCAGGGGTTGCCTGACAGCCGGTTTGGAAGCGTTGCGGTTTCAAAGTTTGTAAGCAGCCTAATGAAGGGCGGAAAAAGAAGTGTCGCGGAAAATGCCTTTTATCAGGCTCTCGAGATCGCTGGGGAGCGTTTGAATGCAGAGCCCTTCGAAGTGTTTCAAAAGGCAATGGAAAACGTAAAGCCACTAGTTGAGGTTCGCCCTCGTCGTGTAGGTGGTGCTACGTATCAGGTGCCAGTGGAGGTTCCTGCGGAGCGCGCTCAAGTTCTGGCTATCCGTTGGATTATTTCGTATGCCAGATCTAAAAAGGGGATGCCCATTGCAGAGCGTCTAGCAAGAGAGCTTGCTGATGCTTATAAGGGTGAAGGTAGTTCCATTAAGAAACGTGAAGACACTCATAAAATGGCTGAAGCCAACCGTGCCTTTGCTCACTATCGTTGGTAA
- the rpsJ gene encoding 30S ribosomal protein S10, with product MLAKKIRIRLKAFDHRVLDSSASQIAETAERSGAKVSGPIPLPTEINKYTILKSPHKDKDAREQFEMRTHKRLIDIVNPTQKTMDALMQLNLPSGVDIQIKL from the coding sequence ATTTTGGCTAAAAAGATACGTATTCGTCTGAAGGCCTTTGATCATAGGGTATTGGACAGTTCGGCCTCTCAGATTGCTGAGACAGCAGAGCGGAGTGGGGCTAAGGTTTCTGGTCCTATTCCCTTGCCGACTGAAATCAATAAATATACAATCTTGAAATCCCCGCACAAAGACAAAGATGCGAGGGAGCAGTTTGAAATGAGAACTCATAAGCGCCTTATAGACATCGTCAATCCGACACAAAAGACAATGGATGCGCTTATGCAGCTGAACCTTCCTTCTGGGGTGGACATCCAGATCAAACTGTAG
- the rpsQ gene encoding 30S ribosomal protein S17 codes for MEARTPHRKRRVGTVVSEKMDKTIVVRVIRHDIHPLYGKRIVKATKYMAHDPENTCRIGDLVSIAETRPVSRRKCWILEKVIQRAPVFDRAADELAEEE; via the coding sequence ATGGAGGCACGTACTCCCCATCGTAAAAGACGGGTCGGCACCGTTGTCAGCGAAAAGATGGACAAGACTATTGTTGTCCGTGTAATTCGCCATGACATTCATCCTCTTTATGGGAAAAGAATAGTCAAGGCTACAAAATATATGGCTCATGACCCAGAAAACACATGCCGTATTGGGGATTTAGTGAGTATCGCTGAAACTCGACCTGTGAGTCGCAGAAAGTGCTGGATTCTTGAGAAGGTAATTCAAAGAGCTCCAGTATTTGATAGAGCCGCTGACGAATTGGCCGAGGAGGAATAG
- the rpsL gene encoding 30S ribosomal protein S12, which yields MPTINQLVRLGRKDKRQNSDSPALQGNPARRGVCTRVYTVTPKKPNSALRKVARVRLTNGIEVTSYIPGIGHNLQEHSVVLVRGGRVKDLPGVRYHIVRGTLDCGGVENRKRGRSKYGARKPK from the coding sequence GTGCCAACTATAAATCAGCTTGTTCGTCTTGGACGTAAAGATAAAAGACAGAACAGCGACTCGCCAGCTCTGCAGGGTAATCCAGCGAGACGGGGAGTTTGTACCCGCGTATATACAGTAACGCCTAAGAAACCGAACTCTGCTTTGAGAAAGGTTGCTCGTGTGCGCCTTACGAATGGGATAGAGGTAACATCCTATATTCCGGGCATTGGGCATAACCTTCAGGAGCACTCCGTAGTTCTCGTTCGCGGAGGCCGAGTAAAGGACTTGCCAGGTGTACGATATCATATCGTCCGAGGGACCCTTGACTGTGGTGGCGTTGAAAATCGAAAGAGAGGGCGCTCTAAGTACGGAGCAAGAAAGCCCAAGTAA
- the rplW gene encoding 50S ribosomal protein L23, protein MKLLAHDIIIRPIITEKSSRMMEHNKYTFEVHQGANKIQVREAIEEIFKVKVTNVHVMKVNAKPKRMGVFLGKTRSWKKAIVSLAEGERIEFFEGASI, encoded by the coding sequence ATGAAACTCCTTGCTCATGACATCATAATAAGACCAATTATTACTGAGAAGAGCAGCCGGATGATGGAGCATAATAAATATACTTTTGAAGTACATCAGGGTGCCAACAAGATCCAGGTGAGAGAGGCTATAGAAGAAATCTTTAAGGTTAAAGTTACGAACGTACATGTTATGAAGGTAAACGCTAAGCCCAAAAGAATGGGAGTATTTCTTGGAAAAACTCGTTCTTGGAAGAAAGCGATCGTAAGCCTTGCAGAAGGCGAACGTATCGAGTTCTTTGAGGGCGCGAGCATTTAG
- the rplV gene encoding 50S ribosomal protein L22 → MEARALAKQVRISPYKVRRILPLIRGKKVDEAMMILKYSPQKAAGIVSKVLQSAVANAEHNYGMDTDKLRVVKATADQGPRMKRFRPVSMGRAHPYQHRTSHVTIIVAER, encoded by the coding sequence ATGGAAGCAAGAGCCCTTGCCAAACAGGTGCGGATTTCACCTTATAAAGTGAGACGCATTCTTCCTCTTATTAGAGGTAAAAAGGTAGACGAGGCGATGATGATCCTCAAGTACAGCCCTCAGAAGGCTGCAGGGATTGTCAGCAAGGTTCTGCAGAGTGCAGTAGCTAACGCCGAGCACAATTACGGCATGGATACTGACAAGCTGCGGGTGGTTAAAGCTACGGCAGATCAGGGACCAAGAATGAAACGTTTCCGCCCCGTATCAATGGGGAGGGCCCATCCCTATCAGCACCGTACCAGCCACGTAACGATCATCGTTGCGGAACGTTAA